Proteins encoded within one genomic window of Streptomyces sp. NBC_01314:
- the ligD gene encoding non-homologous end-joining DNA ligase yields the protein MTPITEVEGRRVALSNLEKVLHPATGFTKGELLHYYATTADALLPHLRDRPVSFLRYPDGPGGQIFFTKNVPPGTPDWVTTAEVRRMEGPARMVLVQDLPSLMWASNQVAEFHTPQWTVDSSDEADRLVFDLDPGAPATLVECCEVACWLRERLAADGIEAYAKTSGSKGLHLLAAVRGASSERVTEYAKELAVEAEKALPRQVVHRMTRNLRPGKVFVDWSQNAARKTTAAPYTLRARPEPTVSAPVTWTEVEECASPGRLVFRAPEIAPRLQDHGDLLAPLLDPGTARPLP from the coding sequence ATGACGCCGATCACCGAGGTGGAGGGCCGCAGGGTCGCCCTCTCCAATCTGGAGAAGGTCCTCCACCCGGCGACGGGCTTCACCAAGGGCGAGTTGCTGCACTACTACGCCACGACCGCGGACGCCCTGCTGCCGCATCTGCGCGACCGGCCGGTGTCCTTCCTCCGTTACCCGGACGGGCCGGGCGGCCAGATCTTCTTCACCAAGAACGTGCCGCCGGGCACGCCGGACTGGGTCACCACCGCCGAGGTGCGGCGGATGGAGGGACCGGCCCGGATGGTGCTGGTCCAGGATCTGCCGAGTCTGATGTGGGCGTCGAACCAGGTCGCCGAGTTCCACACGCCGCAGTGGACCGTCGACTCCTCCGACGAGGCCGACCGACTGGTCTTCGACCTGGACCCCGGGGCGCCCGCGACGCTCGTCGAGTGCTGCGAGGTCGCCTGCTGGCTGCGGGAACGGCTCGCGGCGGACGGGATCGAGGCGTACGCGAAGACGTCCGGGTCGAAGGGGCTGCATCTGCTGGCGGCGGTGCGTGGGGCGTCCTCGGAGCGGGTGACGGAGTACGCCAAGGAACTCGCCGTCGAGGCCGAGAAGGCACTGCCCCGCCAGGTCGTCCACCGGATGACCCGCAACCTGCGCCCCGGCAAGGTCTTCGTCGACTGGAGCCAGAACGCCGCCCGCAAGACCACGGCCGCCCCCTACACCCTGCGCGCCCGCCCCGAACCGACCGTCTCCGCCCCGGTGACCTGGACCGAGGTCGAGGAGTGCGCCTCCCCCGGCCGACTGGTGTTCCGCGCCCCGGAGATCGCCCCCCGCCTCCAGGACCACGGCGACCTGCTGGCGCCGCTCCTGGACCCGGGGACCGCGCGACCCCTGCCGTGA
- a CDS encoding nuclease-related domain-containing protein: MSGLRVIPTRRHGRERLYVCRSDGRNIAWYDREAGRVNLLGEEHREDVLAVLGPFVTGPVTVGPPPVPTPAELARLSLHPDDDLAPNRPGEALLIALDRAPRPPRRLRPDPRRRALAAEQTVGDALDRLEGAGWHTLHSVPLPGGDRVHHLVIGPGGLFCVRSLYARRQRVVVTDPMVAVGRHEPRALLRGLRADADRASYALTAQVHPVLALVEPSGLDIATPPREVRVLRDTDLAELARTGGLLKPADVEGLHAMARDRRTWTRV; this comes from the coding sequence ATGAGCGGACTGCGCGTCATACCGACCCGGCGGCACGGACGGGAGCGCCTGTACGTGTGCCGGAGCGACGGGAGGAACATCGCCTGGTACGACCGTGAGGCGGGCCGGGTGAACCTCCTAGGCGAGGAGCACCGAGAGGATGTGCTGGCCGTTCTCGGCCCCTTCGTCACCGGCCCGGTCACCGTGGGCCCGCCGCCCGTGCCCACCCCCGCCGAACTGGCCCGGCTGAGCCTCCACCCGGACGACGACCTGGCCCCCAACCGCCCCGGCGAGGCCCTGCTGATCGCCCTCGACCGCGCTCCCCGCCCGCCGCGCCGGCTGCGCCCCGACCCGCGTCGCCGTGCCCTGGCCGCCGAGCAGACGGTCGGCGACGCGCTGGACCGGCTGGAAGGCGCCGGCTGGCACACCCTGCACTCCGTGCCGCTGCCCGGCGGCGACCGCGTCCACCACCTGGTCATCGGCCCAGGAGGCCTGTTCTGCGTCCGGTCCCTGTATGCCCGCAGGCAGCGCGTCGTCGTCACCGACCCCATGGTCGCCGTCGGCCGCCACGAGCCCCGCGCGTTGCTGCGCGGGCTTCGCGCCGACGCCGACCGCGCCTCGTACGCCCTCACCGCCCAGGTCCACCCCGTCCTCGCCCTCGTCGAACCCTCCGGCCTCGACATCGCGACGCCCCCGCGTGAGGTCCGTGTCCTGCGCGACACCGACCTCGCCGAACTCGCCCGCACGGGTGGGCTGCTCAAGCCGGCGGACGTGGAGGGGCTGCACGCGATGGCCAGGGACCGGCGGACGTGGACCCGGGTGTAG
- a CDS encoding protein phosphatase: MRTRRKQPDVPAPGEPWSEIVPGLWMGGHEFARRAGTGGIEFAVVRDEFDLVLTLLRLPGHGPDDGVEHHVWPIPDGPLDGTQLAGVMRLAQAACDALEDGKRVLVRCYSGYNRSGLVVAQALIRDGHSADEAIRLIRTRRSPWALHNELFVEYLHTGLATVRLLEELEELAE, from the coding sequence TTGCGGACGCGCAGGAAGCAACCCGATGTTCCGGCTCCGGGCGAACCGTGGAGCGAGATCGTGCCCGGCCTGTGGATGGGCGGGCACGAGTTCGCGAGGCGGGCCGGCACCGGAGGCATCGAATTCGCGGTCGTACGCGATGAGTTCGATCTGGTGCTGACCCTGCTGCGGCTGCCGGGGCACGGGCCGGACGACGGCGTCGAGCACCATGTGTGGCCGATCCCGGACGGGCCGTTGGACGGTACGCAGCTGGCGGGTGTGATGCGGCTGGCGCAGGCGGCGTGCGACGCGCTGGAGGACGGCAAACGGGTCCTCGTCCGCTGCTACAGCGGGTACAACCGGTCCGGTCTGGTCGTGGCGCAGGCCCTGATCCGCGACGGGCACTCCGCCGACGAGGCGATCCGGCTGATCCGCACCCGCCGTTCGCCGTGGGCGCTGCACAACGAGCTGTTCGTGGAGTATCTGCACACGGGGCTGGCGACGGTCCGGCTCCTTGAGGAGTTGGAGGAGCTGGCCGAGTAG